A window of the Kosakonia sp. BYX6 genome harbors these coding sequences:
- a CDS encoding membrane-bound PQQ-dependent dehydrogenase, glucose/quinate/shikimate family, protein MAFGSTPHRFASILKWLLAVLMIVIGLAIGILGYRLVAVGGTVYFLVMGVVMLVAAGLIIKNRTSGILLYALAFIVSIIWAVSDAGWSFWPLFSRLFTFGVLAFLAALLWPLLRAQQNVTPVRKSSFSVAAVLAVLLLLSAGGMFKTWNVIDATENVPVKPVAPGTTQQDWKHWGNTTHGDRFAALDQINKQNVNQLQVAWVAHTGDIPVSNGSGAEDQNTPLQIGDTLYVCTPYSKVLALDVDSGKEKWRYDSKATAPNWQRCRGLGYFEETLVAASPAQNTSPAACPRRLFLPTTDARLIAINADTGKVCDDFGDNGVVDLSVGMGEVKPGYYQQTSTPLVAGNVVVVGGRVADNFSTGEPPGVVRAYDVHTGKLAWAWDPGNPNLTGLPPEGQTYTRGTPNVWSAMSYDAKLNLVYLPTGNATPDFWAGERTALDDKYSSSIVAVDATTGKVRWHYQTTHHDLWDFDLPAQPLLFDLPDGKGHTTPVLVQISKQGMIFMLNRETGEPVAKVEERPVPAGNVQGERYSPTQPYSVGMPMIGNQTLKESDMWGATPIDLLICRIAFKSMRHQGVFTPPGLDRSLQFPGSLGGMNWGSVSVDPNNNLMFVNDMRLGLANYMVPRANVAKNASGIEMGIVPMDGTPFGAMRERFLSPLGIPCQKPPFGTMSAVDLSTGKLVWQVPVGTVQDTGPLGIRMHMPIPIGMPTLGASLSTQSGLLFFAGTQDFYLRAFDTATGKEVWKDRLPVGSQSGPMTYVSPKTGKQYVIINAGGARQSPDRGDYIIAYALPDKQ, encoded by the coding sequence ATGGCATTTGGCAGCACGCCACACAGGTTCGCTAGCATCCTGAAGTGGTTACTCGCCGTTCTGATGATTGTCATCGGTCTGGCTATTGGCATACTCGGTTACAGGCTTGTCGCCGTCGGCGGCACGGTTTACTTCCTCGTCATGGGCGTGGTCATGCTTGTCGCGGCAGGCTTAATCATCAAAAATCGCACCAGCGGCATTCTGCTTTACGCGCTGGCGTTTATTGTTTCCATCATCTGGGCGGTTAGCGACGCGGGCTGGTCATTCTGGCCGCTGTTCTCGCGCCTGTTCACCTTTGGCGTGTTGGCTTTCCTCGCGGCGCTGTTATGGCCATTACTGCGCGCGCAACAAAACGTGACGCCTGTTCGTAAGTCGTCATTCAGCGTTGCCGCCGTGCTGGCGGTGCTGCTGTTGCTGAGCGCGGGCGGCATGTTCAAAACCTGGAATGTGATTGATGCCACGGAAAACGTGCCGGTTAAACCGGTCGCGCCTGGCACCACGCAACAGGACTGGAAACACTGGGGCAATACCACCCACGGCGATCGTTTTGCGGCACTTGATCAGATCAATAAGCAGAACGTTAACCAGTTGCAGGTTGCCTGGGTTGCGCATACCGGCGATATCCCGGTGAGCAACGGCTCTGGTGCGGAAGATCAGAACACGCCGCTGCAAATTGGCGACACACTGTATGTCTGTACGCCGTACAGCAAAGTACTGGCGCTGGATGTTGATTCCGGCAAAGAGAAATGGCGTTACGACTCAAAAGCCACAGCACCAAACTGGCAACGCTGCCGCGGTCTTGGTTATTTTGAAGAGACCCTGGTTGCTGCCTCTCCGGCGCAGAACACCTCGCCTGCCGCCTGCCCGCGTCGCCTGTTCCTGCCGACCACTGATGCACGTCTGATTGCGATCAATGCCGATACCGGCAAAGTCTGCGACGACTTTGGCGATAACGGTGTGGTCGATTTGAGCGTGGGTATGGGCGAAGTGAAACCGGGTTACTACCAGCAAACTTCCACACCGCTTGTCGCCGGGAATGTGGTGGTGGTTGGCGGTCGCGTCGCGGATAACTTCTCAACGGGCGAACCGCCGGGCGTGGTACGGGCTTATGACGTTCACACCGGTAAACTGGCCTGGGCGTGGGATCCGGGTAACCCGAACCTCACCGGCCTGCCACCGGAAGGCCAGACCTACACACGCGGCACGCCGAATGTGTGGTCGGCAATGTCGTATGACGCCAAACTCAACCTGGTTTACCTGCCAACCGGCAACGCCACCCCGGATTTCTGGGCCGGCGAACGTACCGCGCTGGATGATAAATACAGCTCGTCGATTGTTGCGGTAGATGCGACCACCGGTAAAGTGCGCTGGCATTACCAGACCACGCACCACGATCTGTGGGACTTCGACCTGCCTGCGCAACCGCTGCTGTTTGACTTGCCAGATGGCAAAGGTCACACCACCCCGGTTCTGGTGCAGATCAGTAAACAGGGCATGATCTTTATGCTCAACCGTGAAACCGGCGAGCCGGTGGCGAAGGTGGAAGAGCGCCCGGTTCCGGCCGGTAATGTGCAGGGCGAGCGTTATTCGCCGACACAGCCGTACTCTGTTGGCATGCCGATGATTGGCAACCAGACGCTGAAAGAGTCCGACATGTGGGGCGCGACGCCGATCGACCTGCTGATCTGCCGTATTGCGTTTAAATCGATGCGCCACCAGGGCGTCTTCACCCCGCCGGGGCTGGATCGCTCGTTGCAATTCCCAGGCTCGCTTGGCGGGATGAACTGGGGCAGCGTTTCTGTCGATCCGAACAACAACCTGATGTTTGTCAACGATATGCGTCTGGGTCTGGCGAACTATATGGTGCCGCGCGCGAACGTGGCGAAAAATGCCAGCGGCATCGAGATGGGAATTGTGCCGATGGACGGTACGCCGTTTGGCGCGATGCGCGAACGTTTCCTGTCACCGCTGGGTATTCCGTGCCAGAAACCGCCGTTCGGCACGATGTCAGCAGTCGATCTTTCTACTGGCAAACTGGTGTGGCAGGTTCCGGTCGGCACCGTGCAGGATACTGGCCCGCTGGGGATTCGCATGCATATGCCGATTCCAATTGGCATGCCGACGCTTGGCGCGTCACTTTCCACGCAGTCCGGGCTGTTGTTCTTCGCCGGTACTCAAGATTTCTACCTGCGCGCGTTTGATACCGCCACCGGGAAAGAAGTCTGGAAAGACCGTCTGCCGGTTGGCAGCCAGTCCGGCCCGATGACCTATGTGTCACCGAAAACCGGTAAGCAGTATGTGATTATCAATGCGGGCGGTGCGCGTCAATCGCCGGATCGCGGCGATTACATCATTGCGTATGCGCTACCGGATAAGCAGTAA